The Triticum aestivum cultivar Chinese Spring chromosome 5A, IWGSC CS RefSeq v2.1, whole genome shotgun sequence genomic sequence ATGGGGCAAAAACCCAGTGACACCTTTGATCACGCCAACATCTAGGACCTAACAGAAAGGCTGAAACTCCAAAGGAAACCAACAGCAATTCACAATCCACAAGCCTCACAAACGAGCATGATGACACTCGCGCAGGAGCAGACAACTATCCTGGCATAAGCAGAATCGCAATGTCGAAGAGTGCATTAGTCCATCGCTGATTTGGTTGGAGCCGCATAGATTCTCATCATCGTCAAAGCATTTGTCCTCAGCATCTTGGCTCCCCGCTCCATGGCCTCCCGATCATCACCAGCCATCAAACCTTCCCAATATGTCAAAAAAACTACAAGAGCATAAACCACATTAAATGGGGTTTTAAGCAGTTTCTGTTCAAAAATAGCATGGTTGCGACAGTTCCAGATTTCCCAGCACACGGCTGCAAACCAAAGGTGTAGAACTTAGACCCATTAGGAAGGAAAACATAACACCAGGAGAAGTACTGCCAGATGTTGTTCGGGCTGAGAGACGTGTCGAACACACACCTGACCGTCCTCCAAACCACCCGAGCAACGGGACAAGTGAAAAAAGGTGTTGCGAAGTTTCAACATCTCTGCAGAACGAGCATCTAGGATTGCCCGCCCAATTCTGCTTCTTCATGACTTCTCTAGTCAGGATCGCATCTTGGAACAGTTGCCATAGAAAGATTTAAATTTTAAGAGGAATCTTAACTTTCCAGATCCACCTGTAATCACATCCTGCCAGGTGTCTTTCCAAATAGTGCAAACCGATTTGGTCGAGAATTTATTCTTTTAATCCAAAGTCCAGCTAATCTGATTAGAATCGTCAAACAAATGCCAGGAGTTCACCACCTTAACAAGATCATTCCATTGATCTATAAGGGGAGGGTGTAGGTTTCTTATAAAGAGATCATTGCCCTCGAATTTTTTAAACTCAGCAACCGTGATCTCTTGATAATTGCAAATGCTGAATAAGGCAGGGAATTGTGCTCGCAAAGGAGCATCACCCCTGATTGGGTCGTTCCACATTCTGGCAAAATTTCTAGAGTTCATAACCACTTTCCTTCCTGCCAAATATACCTCCTTCACCTTCATAATAGCTTTCCAAATGGGAGAATCCCCAAATTTACTTTTCACCGAGGGTACCGTATCATTTCTGAAATATTTAGCCCGAATCACATCCTGCCAAAGGCCTTGTTGAGTTTCCAGCTTCCACCACCACTTGGTGAGGAGACTGACATTTTTTCTATGGAGATCTTTAACTCCTAATCCTCCTTTATTCTTAGATCTACAGATTCTAGACCATTTGACCAAGTGATATCTTGTATGACCATTGGTCTCTTGCCAAAAGAACTTTTTTCTATGCTTGTCTAGTTTGTCAATAATCTTCTTAGCAAGCATAAACATAGACATATAGTAAAAGATGATACTAGTAAGGGAAGAATTAAGCAGGGACAGTCTTCCCCCTGAAGATGCCGCATTACCAATCCAGGATTTGCAACACCTGAGGAATTTATCATCAACAAAGCTCCAATCTAAAGCATGGAGAATGGAATAGCTCACAGGCAACTCTAAGTATTTCATAGGGAAGTGCCCAATCTGGCAATTGAAAAGTTCGGAGTAGAAAGTTAGTGTGTCATCATCTCCCCCCTGCACATAAGATTTCACTCTTCAGGAATTTATTTTAAGCCCGGACATGAGCTCAAAGATATAGAGCAGGACCTTTAGATTGACCGCAGCTTCCTTGTCATGCTCAAAGCAAATGACAGTATCGTCCGCATATTGGAGGATAGCCACACCCCCATTAATCAGATCCGGAGTCAGACCTGTCAACATGCCTTCTTTTTTAGCATTAAAGATCATTTTTGATAGGGCTTCCACAGCCATATTGAATAAAAAGGGGGAGTATGGGTCCCCTTGCTGCACCCCTTTGTGACTCTCGAAATAAGGACTCGTTTCATTATTCAGTTTAATGCTAACAACCCCATTATTAAGGATTTTCTGGACCCAGCCACACCACACAGGACCAAAGCCCCTGTTCTTGTGACATTGAAGGAGGAAATCCCAATTGATTTTATCGTAGGCTTTTTCGAAGTCTAGCTTCAACACCACACCAACTCTCTTTTTCCGCTACGTGTGATGAAGTATTTCATGAAGGGTCAAAATGCCATCCATAATGTTTCTATGCTTAATGAAGGCATTTTGATGTTTGCTGATGAGTTTATTAGCAAAAACAGCCACTATGTTGTCCAAAACCTTAGTGATTAGTTTGTATGGACAGCGGAGGAGGCAAATCGGTCTATATTGCTGAATTTTCTTAGCTCCATTCATTTTAGAGATAAGAGTGATCACACCATAATTCGGACGGGCAACATCCAAAGTGTTGTTATGAAATGCATCAAACAAGCGCATAATATCTTTTTTAACAAAATCCTAGCAGTGTTTGTAAAACTCAGCTGGGATGTTATCCGAACCAGGAGCTCGATTGCTATCCATGCCAAAAAGAGCCTTttcacttcttcttctttgaatttGCCAGTGAGGAGAATGTTATCATCATCACTGAGTTTTTCACTCTCAGCCCACATATTAGGAGATAAGTGGAAAAGGTTTCCTCTAGCAGGGCCAAACAGCTCCTTGTAATAGGTTGTGGCATGAGCTAAGAGGTTGGTGGTTCCCTCAATCACAACATCCCCATCCGTGAAGGTTTGAATGGTGTTTTTTCGCTTCTTACCATTCGCCACTCGATGATAAAAGGCCGTATTAAGATCACCTTTTAAAAGCCATCGTTCATTCGATTGTTGTAGCCAGTACAACTCTTCATTAACAAGGATATCATTGAGCTCTATTTGTAAGGAGGCCTTTATTTCGTACACATCAGGGTCGAGAGGTCCCTCCTCTTCCAAACGCTCAATTTCTTCCAACTCCATTTTGatatctttcttctttcttctaacATGGCCAAAGACATTTTAACCCCACCCTTTAAAGtatttttttgaatcttttcaaCTTGATATTAAGGATATCAATAGGATCTTCAGCCCAGACCGGTTGTTGCCAGATCTTTTTGGCAGTAGGGGAAAAGTTTTCATCTTTCAACCAGCCGGGTTTAAATCTGAACTCATGTTGGTGAGGGTATCCGTTTTCTTCGTACCCAAGGACATGAGGAGTGGGTTGTGATCAGAAACATCTCTAACCAATTTACGGTCTGTAACCAAAGGGAACAAGTCCTCCCATTTGAAACTCATCAAAACTCTATCAAGTTTCTCCAGGGTGGGGTGCTTTTGATTGTTAGTCCAACTATATTTACCCCCTCCCATAGATATCTCCCGAAGGCTTAAGGAATCTATGATGGAGTTGAACTTATCCACATAAGGGAATCGGTTCATGGTTTTATTTTTATCGCAATTTTCCCTAAGGATGTTAAAATCACCACCCACTATATAGGGGACTTGAGTGTGAGCACACATCGAGGCTAACTCCGCAAGGAAATCATCtttgttgtcgtcatgggctgcTCCATATACCGTAATGAGAGCCCAGACACATTTAAGGTTAACATCATAAAGGTTGTCTTGCAAGCAAAACCTACCAGGGATCTAGGAAACCACTTCCAAAGTTTCTTTCTTAATCCTGCATAGCATACCACCTGCCTTACCGATAGATGGAACCCAATTCCACTCAAATCTATCCATAGGGTCTATTTTTCTGAGGCTTTTAGGAGGATTTTTTTTTCATAGTCTCTTGAAGGCATATAAAATCTAGGGAATGATTCTTAATAATGTCAGAGAAGCAGGCACTCATTCCTCTTTTTCCTGCTCCTCTACAATTCCAAAAGAGGCCATTCATTTAATAACAGTAGGTTTTCTTCCCCGTTTGGCATTCCTATCAGGAGGCAAGGTAGGGCTGCCATTGCTCTTATCATGGGCTTTCTTATTTTTTTGACTTCTAGTTACTGGTCTAGATATGACAACATTaacctttttctcttttttctttctagACCAAACTATAGTAAAGGGTTCCTCATCCACCTCATTCTCCACACTCAATCTCATGTCCAAAGGGGTCTGATCTCCTTTCCCATTAGTCAATAACAGAATATTGTTCTTATTAACATTACTCTCTTCTTTTTCCTCTAAGGAATCTCTATTTCTGGCTCGTTCCAGTTCTCTTAAAATATCAACATTAGCGAAGTTAGAGTCAGGAATATCTACACCCATCTTAACAACTTTAAGAATGAAACATGATCGGACAGAGTATCAAAGGAATTAGGTTTCCTGGTGTTACCTTTCATATCCCTCTTTTTTGCCGCAGCCGCAACCTTGTCATCCACTCGCTCCAGTTTACTCTGCTTCCTCAAGCTGAAGCGTAGATTCTCCTCACTGACTAAAGGGGGAGTGGGGATACCTCAACATTCATCTCGGGGGACTCCACCCTGTACTCGTTGATCACTTTCAGAGTGGAATCGTGGTATCCCACCACTTCCATAACTTTTTCTTTCTCCTCATGTTCCTGATCACATGTCATGGTTTCTATGAGTAGAGTGGTATGGAGAGAGTCATCAGACTCCATACTCTCCTGTGACTCCCAAATCGGGCCAGGCACTTCTCTTTGGGGAATGGGAAGAGATTTCTCCCCAAGCCCAGTCGAAGAGCTGCCCATATGAGCTCCAGGGGTCACATCCTGCATGGTTTTTTTAGTGTTCCCTCCACCTGAGCTAGGAGACAGATTCACCGCATTCTTTTCACGGTTTGGATCCCTAACCAGCACCTGCTCCACCTCATAGAAAAAACCATAGAAGTGTCCCCCTAAGACTGCCTCAGCTACCCCAGGTATAGCATCAACATTCCTGCATCCCAGTCTCACACGGACAGAAGCAGGACGGAGCAAGGTTGCAACATCTATCTCAAGGGGAACACCCACAAGCGAGGCAACAAAAGCCAAATTTCTCTCACTTCTCTTATCCAGAGGTACATTAATCACTTTTACCGATGCAACTTCCATAACCCCCTTCGATCCTACTGCTAAAGACCAGGGAGTGGCATGTATAACAGCACCACTTTTTTCAGAGTAATAGTACCCATATAGCAAATTTGAGCAACAGACCGAGGATTAGGGAATCGAACAACGAACACACCAGGGCCAATGGCATGGGCTGAACAGCGCCATCCTGTGGCAAGGTAGTCAGACAAATCTAACTCCATCTGCCTGGTCAACGTTTCCCCCTCAACAATGGTCACTACAATATTATTAGATCTCTCCTTAAGCTGATTGGCCGTACATGAATCATGGATATAGTAGAACCCCTGCCCCCTAGACTGAAATGCACACATCGGAGCAATGCACTCCCAAGGTAGACAGAAGCAAGATGCCCTAGGTTGTTACATCGCTCACAGAAATCTTGAGGGCATCAAACAGGGGGTGTTCATGTGATTTGCAGATAGGGCAGGGGATGGGATTTTTGGTAGGAGGCACCTGAGAGATATTCTGCTTTCCATGTGGCCGGCAGATCGGGGAGGATGTTTGGTGCCTGCTCCCTGTGTCCTCCGATGTCGTTGCTGAGCGCTTCTTGTCCACCCAGACACCTCCATCCTGGGGTTCATGGCGCCTTGGTGCCGCCGCCGCTTCCCAGCGAGAGATGTCGCCTGAAGCAGAGGCGAGGTTGGATGAGGCGGAGATGGTGCGGTCGCCGTCGTCCTCGCTCCGCTTCCAGGAGTACTTGCTCTTGTCTCCACCACGGCCGGCATTCCTTCCCGCGCCGCGACCCGCACGGCCCGCATCCACGCCCTGGCGCCGCTCCCCCTGGTACCCGCGCCCCGCATCAGCCGCCATGGGAGGCGAGGCAGCCACCTCCGCGAAGGATCGAGGGTCTCCGCCTACCTTGCCTCTCCACCACCCCCAATCACCAGTAGAtctcgatctagggtttttttttctgCCGTCCAGAAGTGGGCGAGGGCGAAGTCTAGGTCAAGCATCGGGCGAGGCTGGGGTTTTATACCTTCACAGCACGCCCGCGGGTGGGAATGGATGCCTGGATGCGCACCCACGTGTCGCACATCCGCCATGGATGGGTGGGGGCGGGAGGTCGGGCCCGTGTCGCACCGAACATGGCCATCCGTGCATCGCCCCACGCCACTCCCGCGTACCGCGTCTGGCTGTCCCGCTCCCTCCATcgcaccccccctccccccggcggCGAGCCCATCGTCGACGAGCGGTCTCGGATCTTAGCGAAGTGGCAAGGGAACGAGACCACATCACCTATGTCGATTGATTCGCTCTTGTGGAGGTAACGTGCATCCACGATGACCCTCGCTCGTCCAGGAGCACGAGACGCAGCGCCCCTCGTCGAAGGACGATCTCCCCGTCGGCGAATCGGAGAGTCCCCTCGTGAGATCGGCGGCGAAGGAGACTCGCCATCGCACGTCACAGACGTCTCGGTCCATCGCGATATGATGGTAGCTAGAACAGCAGTGGAAAGAGATGAGTCTGTAGGCTGCCCGCCTGCCTGCCTGATATGATGGTGAGGGAGATGGGCGGCAGTAAACCCaggcaaacgtcgggccgggccgggtttcgggccgggcttataaaagcccgaccttcatttcccaagcccgagcccggcccgaagcccgaaatactccctgttttcaagcccgagcccggcccgaagtcaagcccgaagcccgaaagcccggcccgaacgcTGTTTTTTAGTGTAcgcacgtgcaagcccggcccgaagcccgaaagcccggcccgaaatatataaaaaatgaagCCCGAGCCTGGCCCGAACTATCTTCCGGACTGCaaaactaggcccgagcccggcccggcccggcccgggtttttcgggccgggctgcccatgcccgggtttaggCGGCAGCACCGGTGAACATTTTAAGATTTGATATAATCACGGGATGATAATGTAATGCGTGCATGCATGCCTATGGATCTCCGaatttcaaccccccccccccccccccccccggcggccGCCGCAGCCGATCTCGGCATCCAGCCAGGCCCCACTGCCGATGCTGCCTCCACCATGACAATGCCACATCGTCTCTTCAGAGTATCACCGTCTCCATCCCCACTTCCCGCGGCTACCCTGCTCCTCCTCGAACGCCCAAAAGACCACGAAGCTGCAGCAGCTCGTCCTCGCATGTCGCGCCACCCCTTATTGCTCCTCCTCGTCCCTCTGGTTGCCTCCATTGCGCAGCCCCTTCCGTCGAACACCTCCGCCGGCACCGGCTCCACCACGGCCGTTCTGCTCTCCTTCGTCGCCGCGCTTCCCCCGGCCGCCCAGCGCGTCCTCCGCCCGACATGGCTGCGGCGCCACCGGACCGGCGGcaactcgtcctcctcctccgccatctcccgGCGCCACCACTACCGTCACCGTCACTGCGCGTTTCTTGGCGTCACgtgctccgccgccggcgccgtgaCCGCGATCAACCTCTCCAGCGCGGGGCTCTCCGGCGCGCTCGCCGCGTCCGCGCCGCGCCTCTGCGCGCTCCCAGCGCTCGCCGCGCTCGACCTCAGCCGGAACAACCTCACGGGTGCCGTTCCCGCCGCGCTCGCCGCGTGCTCCGCCGTCACCACGCTCGTCCTCGCCTTCAACCTCCTCGCGGGCGCCGTCCCCGCGGAGCTCCTCTCCTCGCGCCGTCTCCGGACGATCGACCTCAACACCAACGCGCTCACCGGGGAGATCCCCGCCGCTCCCTCCGGCTCCTCGCCCCTCGTGTACCTCGACCTCAGCGCCAACTCACTCTCCGGCGCCatcccgccggagctcgccgcgctCCCGGAGCTCACCTACCTGGACCTGAGCAGCAACAACCTGTCCGGCCCAGTGCCGGAGTTCTCGGCTCCGTGCGGGCTCCTCTACCTCAGCCTCTTCTCCAACCAGCTCGCCGGTGAGCTCCCCCGCAGCCTCGCGCACTGCGGCAACCTCACCGTCCTGTATCTACCCAACAACAACATCAGCGGCGAGGTGCCCGATTTCTTCGCCTCCATGCCAAACTTGCAGAAACTATACCTCGGCAACAACGCGTTCACCGGCGCATTGCCGGCAAGCATCGGCGAGCTTCTGAGCCTGGAAGAATTGGTGGTGTCGAGTAACTGGTTCACAGGCTCCGTCCCCCATACAATCGGGCAGTGCCAGTCCTTGACACTGCTCTACTTGAACGGCAACTGCTTCACCGGCTCAGTCCCACAATCCATCGGCAATCTGAGCCTATTGCAGAAGCTCTCCGTCGCGGACAACAGCCTCACCGGGAGAATCCCGCCGGAAATCGGGAGCTGCCGGGGACTGGTGGAGCTTGAGCTCCAGAACAACAGCCTCTCCGGCACCATACCGCCGGAGATCGCCGAGCTTGGCCAACTGCAGAAGCTGTATCTGTTCAACAACATGCTCCACGGCCCGGTTCCTCCGGCACTGTGGCAACTGGCCGACATGGTGGAGCTGTACCTCAACAACAACAGCCTAGGTGGCGAGATACATCCAGACATCactggcatgaggaacctgagaGAGATCACCTTGTACAGCAACAACTTCACCGGCGAGCTGCCACAAGCCCTGGGGCTCAACACCACGCCGGGGATCCTCCGTGTCGACCTCACCGGCAACCGCTTCCACGGCGCGGTCCCTCCTGGCCTGTGCACCGGAGGCCAGCTCGCCATCCTTGACCTTGGGTACAACCGATTCCATGGAAGATTCCCCGGCGAGATTGCCAGATGCCAGTCTCTGTACAGGATCAACCTGAACAACAACAGGATCAGTGGGAGCTTGCCTGCAGACCTGGGCACGAACAGAGGGCTGTCGTACATCGACATGAGCGACAACCTTCTTGAAGGGAGGATACCAGGCGCGATCGGCTCATGGAGCAACCTCACCATGATCGACCTCTCGCGCAACGGCTTCTCCGGTCCAATACCCCGCGAGCTCGGCGCTCTGGGCAACCTTGTAACCCTGCGAGTGTCGTCGAACACGTTGAGTGGATCGATACCACATGAACTAGGAAACTGCAAACGGCTTGTCTGCCTAGACCTTGGAAACAACCTTCTGAATGGAAGTTTGCCGGCGGAGATCGCCGCTCTTGGCAGCCTGCAAAGCCTCCTGCTCGGCGGCAACAAGCTCACCGGGGCGGTACCGGACTCCTTCGCCGCGACGCAGGCCCTCCTCGAGCTGCAGCTTGGTGACAATCTTCTTGAAGGAGCCATCCCACACAGCTTGGGCAATCTTCAGTACATCTCTAAAACCCTGAACATGAGCAGCAACAAACTGAGCGGTCAGATCCCAGGCAGCCTCGGCAACCTTCAGGACCTGGAAGTGCTGGACCTGTCCAAGAACTCGTTGTCCGGCCCGATCCCGCCGCAGCTGAGCAGCATGATCTCCCTTCTGGCCGTGAACGTGTCGCTCAACGAGCTGTCCGGCGAGCTCCCTGCCGGCTGGGCTAAGCTGGCAGCAGAGTCCCCTGAGGGGTTCTCAGGGAACCCTCAGCTGTGTGTTCAGCCTGACAGTGCACCTTGCTCCAAGAAGAACCGGTCTCTGAACAACAGAACCAGAAATGCACGGATCATCGTTGCATTGCTACTTCCAACTCTCGCCATCATGGCCGCCAGCATGTTCCTCCTCCACCACGTCGCCAAGAGGTCGTCGCGGCGCCGGTCGGCCCGGCGCGCCTCGATCCGCAGCATGGACTCGACGGAGGAGCTGCCGGAGGACCTGACCTACGAGGACATCCTCCGGGCCACCGACAACTGGAGCGAGAGGTACGTGATCGGGCGAGGCCGGCACGGCACGGTGTACCGCACGCAGAGCAAGCTCGGGAGGGAGTGGGCGGTGAAGACGGTGGACCTGTCCCACGGCAAGTTCCCGGTGGAGATGAAGATCCTCAACACGGCGAGGCACCGGAACGTCGTCAGGATGGCCGGGTACCACATCCGCGGCGGCGCCGGGCTGATCCTCTACGAGTACATGCCGGAGGGGACGCTCTTCGAGCTGCTGCACGGGAGGAAGCCTCAGGTGGCCCTCGGCTGGACAGTCCGGCACCAGATCGCACTTGGTCTGGCCGAGGGCCTCTCGTACCTGCACCAGGACTGCGTGCCCATGATCGTCCACAGGGACGTCAAGTCGA encodes the following:
- the LOC123103753 gene encoding leucine-rich repeat receptor-like protein kinase PEPR2 is translated as MTMPHRLFRVSPSPSPLPAATLLLLERPKDHEAAAARPRMSRHPLLLLLVPLVASIAQPLPSNTSAGTGSTTAVLLSFVAALPPAAQRVLRPTWLRRHRTGGNSSSSSAISRRHHYRHRHCAFLGVTCSAAGAVTAINLSSAGLSGALAASAPRLCALPALAALDLSRNNLTGAVPAALAACSAVTTLVLAFNLLAGAVPAELLSSRRLRTIDLNTNALTGEIPAAPSGSSPLVYLDLSANSLSGAIPPELAALPELTYLDLSSNNLSGPVPEFSAPCGLLYLSLFSNQLAGELPRSLAHCGNLTVLYLPNNNISGEVPDFFASMPNLQKLYLGNNAFTGALPASIGELLSLEELVVSSNWFTGSVPHTIGQCQSLTLLYLNGNCFTGSVPQSIGNLSLLQKLSVADNSLTGRIPPEIGSCRGLVELELQNNSLSGTIPPEIAELGQLQKLYLFNNMLHGPVPPALWQLADMVELYLNNNSLGGEIHPDITGMRNLREITLYSNNFTGELPQALGLNTTPGILRVDLTGNRFHGAVPPGLCTGGQLAILDLGYNRFHGRFPGEIARCQSLYRINLNNNRISGSLPADLGTNRGLSYIDMSDNLLEGRIPGAIGSWSNLTMIDLSRNGFSGPIPRELGALGNLVTLRVSSNTLSGSIPHELGNCKRLVCLDLGNNLLNGSLPAEIAALGSLQSLLLGGNKLTGAVPDSFAATQALLELQLGDNLLEGAIPHSLGNLQYISKTLNMSSNKLSGQIPGSLGNLQDLEVLDLSKNSLSGPIPPQLSSMISLLAVNVSLNELSGELPAGWAKLAAESPEGFSGNPQLCVQPDSAPCSKKNRSLNNRTRNARIIVALLLPTLAIMAASMFLLHHVAKRSSRRRSARRASIRSMDSTEELPEDLTYEDILRATDNWSERYVIGRGRHGTVYRTQSKLGREWAVKTVDLSHGKFPVEMKILNTARHRNVVRMAGYHIRGGAGLILYEYMPEGTLFELLHGRKPQVALGWTVRHQIALGLAEGLSYLHQDCVPMIVHRDVKSSNVLMDADMVPKLADFGMGKIVGDEDADATVSVIVGTLGYIAPEHGYSTRLTEKSDVYSYGVVLLELLCRKMAVDPAFGDGVDIVTWMRSNLKQADRRPAAMSCLDEEIVYWPEDEQAKALDLLDLAISCTQAACQSRPSMREVVNTLVRMDM